A genome region from Penicillium psychrofluorescens genome assembly, chromosome: 3 includes the following:
- a CDS encoding uncharacterized protein (ID:PFLUO_005563-T1.cds;~source:funannotate) has translation MVRSRPASRWTLLLSLLVLIGCIVVPGRTVKHENFKTCAQSGFCRRNRAYADNASEKGDSWASPYELDPATVHFKDGQLTGILIKTTAANEKLRLPLTVSFLESGAARLIVDEEKRLKGEIELRHDSKVNKKRYDDTGKWVLNGGLEVSKSATLNAETETGFTKVLYGPGDAYQAVIRHSPFHVDFQRDGQTHVQLNDRGLLNMEHWRPKVEKEGEDPPEEEDTWWEETFGGNTDSKPRGPESIALDVTFPGYNHVFGIPEHADSMSLKQTRGGEGNHENPYRMYNSDVFEYELSSPMTLYGSIPFMQAHRKNSTVGVFWLNAAETWVDIVKSTTSANPLSLGTKSKTNTQTHWFSEAGRLDLFILLGPSPKEISKTYGELTGYTQLPQHFAIAYHQCRWNYVTDEDVKEVDAKFDKYQIPYDVIWLDLEYTDDRKYFTWDPMTFPNPKGMEEQLDDHERKLVVLIDPHIKNSDNYFVSQELNSKGLAIKNKDGDAYDGWCWPGSSHWVDCFNPAVYPWWSSLHKYDRFKGSLPNVFIWNDMSEPSVFNGPETTMPKDNVHYGDWEHRDVHNLNGLTLINATYQALLERNKGDMRRPFILTRSYFAGAQRGSATWTGDNQATWEHLGVSLPMVLNNGIAGFPFIGADVGGFFHNPEKDLLTRWYQAGIWYPFFRAHAHIDTRRREPYLIPEPHRSIISQAIRLRYQLLPAWYTAFHEASVNGTPIVQPQYYVHPEDEAGFAIDDQLYLGNTGILAKPVVHEDVDVAHIYLADDEKYYDYFDYTVYQGAGKTHTVPAPIEKMPVLIQGGHIIPRRDRPRRSSGLMRWDPYTLVITLNKNGEAEGSLYVDDGETFDYERGAYIHRRFQFRDGALSSEDIGTKGPKTAEYLKTMKDVKLGRVVIIDPPAAWATQSTVDVSADGQTVGTAPLEFHDQQGGKASYAVVKNPGVGIGMAWHLGFPKI, from the exons ATGGTCCGCAGCCGGCCTGCGTCCCGATGGACGCTATTGCTGTCCCTGCTAGTCCTCATCGGATGCATTGTTGTCCCCGGAC GGACGGTCAAACACGAGAATTTCAAAACATGCGCTCAATCGGGGTTCTGTCGACGCAATCGGGCATACGCCGACAATGCTTCGGAGAAGGGCGACTCGTGGGCCTCGCCCTATGAACTCGACCCAGCCACGGTGCACTTCAAAGACGGCCAACTAACTGGGATCCTGATTAAAACAACCGCTGCCAATGAGAAACTCCGGCTGCCCCTAACGGTGTCCTTCCTCGAATCCGGTGCTGCCCGCTTgatcgtcgacgaggagaagcgctTGAAGGGCGAGATCGAACTCCGCCATGACAGCAAGGTGAACAAGAAGCGGTATGATGATACTGGGAAATGGGTTCTTAATGGAGGCTTGGAAGTGAGCAAGTCGGCGACGCTGAATGCCGAAACCGAGACTGGCTTCACCAAGGTGCTCTACGGCCCGGGCGATGCTTACCAGGCAGTCATTCGTCACTCCCCGTTCCATGTCGATTTCCAAAGAGACGGGCAGACCCACGTGCAACTTAATGATCGGGGTCTCTTGAATATGGAACACTGGAGACCCAAagtggagaaggaaggagaagatcccccggaggaagaggacacCTGGTGGGAGGAGACCTTTGGCGGCAACACGGACTCCAAGCCGCGTGGTCCGGAGAGTATTGCCCTTGATGTCACTTTTCCGGGTTACAACCATGTGTTCGGTATCCCGGAGCATGCGGACTCGATGTCGCTCAAACAGACTCG TGGCGGCGAAGGGAACCATGAGAACCCGTACCGCATGTACAACTCGGATGTCTTTGAGTACGAACTCAGCAGCCCCATGACTTTGTATGGTTCCATTCCGTTCATGCAGGCTCACCGCAAGAACTCCACTGTCGGTGTCTTCTGGCTCAATGCAGCTGAAACCTGGGTCGACATTGTCAAGTCAACTACGTCGGCCAACCCGCTCTCCCTGGGCACCAAGTCGAAAACTAACACTCAAACCCATTGGTTCTCTGAGGCTGGTCGTCTCgacctcttcatcctcctcggtccCTCTCCGAAAGAGATTAGCAAGACCTACGGCGAACTCACGGGGTACACCCAATTGCCGCAGCACTTTGCCATTGCCTATCACCAATGCCGTTGGAATTATGTGACCGACGAAGATGTCAAGGAAGTGGACGCCAAGTTCGACAAGTACCAGATTCCCTATGATGTGATTTGGCTCGATCTCGAATACACCGACGACCGCAAGTACTTCACGTGGGATCCAATGACCTTCCCCAACCCGAAGGGCATGGAGGAACAGCTTGACGACCACGAGCGTAAGCTGGTGGTGCTCATTGATCCTCACATCAAGAACTCCGACAACTACTTTGTGTCGCAGGAGCTGAACAGCAAGGGCCTCGCcatcaagaacaaggatgGTGACGCCTACGACGGGTGGTGTTGGCCAGGTTCGTCCCACTGGGTCGACTGCTTCAACCCAGCCGTCTACCCCTGGTGGTCTAGCCTGCACAAGTATGACCGGTTCAAAGGATCGCTGCCCAACGTGTTTATCTGGAATGACATGAGCGAGCCTTCCGTTTTCAACGGCCCGGAAACCACCATGCCCAAGGATAACGTGCACTATGGCGACTGGGAACACCGTGATGTCCACAACCTCAACGGTCTCACCCTGATCAACGCAACGTACCAGGCACTTCTGGAGCGCAACAAGGGTGACATGCGCCGGCCGTTTATCCTGACGCGCTCGTACTTCGCTGGCGCTCAACGAGGATCAGCCACTTGGACTGGGGATAACCAGGCCACTTGGGAACACTTGGGTGTCTCCCTGCCGATGGTCCTCAACAACGGCATTGCAGGCTTCCCCTTCATTGGCGCCGACGTTGGCGGCTTCTTCCACAACCCGGAGAAAGATTTGTTGACGCGGTGGTATCAGGCCGGCATCTGGTATCCGTTCTTCCGTGCCCACGCTCACATCGACACCCGCCGTCGTGAGCCGTACCTCATTCCGGAGCCCCACCGGTCCATTATCTCTCAGGCCATTCGTCTGAGATACCAGCTCCTGCCAGCGTGGTACACGGCCTTCCACGAGGCCTCGGTCAACGGCACCCCGATCGTGCAGCCCCAGTACTACGTCCACCCAGAAGACGAGGCGGGTTTCGCCATTGACGATCAGCTCTACCTGGGCAACACCGGTATCCTTGCGAAGCCCGTGGTACACGAGGATGTCGACGTTGCTCATATCTACCttgccgacgacgagaagTACTACGACTACTTCGACTACACGGTCTACCAGGGCGCCGGCAAGACCCATACCGTTCCCGCGCCGATCGAGAAGATGCCCGTGCTGATCCAGGGAGGTCACATCATCCCCCGCCGAGACCGTCCTCGCCGCAGCAGCGGTCTCATGCGCTGGGACCCGTACACCCTGGTGATCACTCTGAACAAGAacggcgaggccgagggTTCCCTGTATGTGGACGACGGCGAGACCTTCGACTACGAGCGCGGCGCCTACATCCACCGCCGCTTCCAATTCCGGGACGGCGCGTTGTCTTCGGAGGACATTGGCACCAAGGGCCCCAAGACGGCGGAATACCTGAAGACCATGAAGGACGTCAAGCTCGGACGCGTGGTGATCATCGATCCGCCGGCTGCCTGGGCGACACAGTCCACCGTAGACGTCAGTGCGGATGGGCAGACGGTCGGCACGGCTCCGCTAGAGTTCCATGACCAGCAGGGCGGGAAGGCGTCGTATGCCGTGGTGAAGAACCCGGGCGTAGGCATTGGAATGGCGTGGCATCTCGGGTTCCCCAAGATCTGA
- a CDS encoding uncharacterized protein (ID:PFLUO_005565-T1.cds;~source:funannotate), with translation MDGQPTIRIGYVPEHYLTPLHLALRSPAVSSLPYKIELIPFPSGTGHMITSLRANEIDLAIGLTEGWVAGLAGKTQATPNPKDGGYTVVGHWVDNPLRWAIVTGRNRSEIDGVSDLQGKRVGISRPGSGSHIMSFVLAQQQGWKPDSLTSVPLGPFGALRNGVTGADQPSPRAEFFMWEHFTTKPYFHATEREAHPPLKKIGEIFTPWPSWMIVASMSSFPDPQHDQKLQLLFHALDQGIEDFKSDTDQVVKLLGTGELGCTYEKEDAVEWLKDVKFTSGTRGVDPKVIEGVVDVLKVAGVIDQGMSNEEAINRVIGIRRFEKMDTVVTYDTK, from the exons ATGGACGGCCAGCCCACAATCCGCATCGGCTATGTGCCTG AGCACTATCTCACCCCTCTCCACCTTGCCCTCCGCTCCCCCGCCGTATCCTCCCTCCCCTACAAGATCGAGTTGATTCCCTTCCCCTCGGGAACGGGCCATATGATCACATCGCTGCGCGCCAATGAGATCGATCTAGCCATTGGCTTAACCGAGGGCTGGGTCGCCGGCCTGGCGGGTAAAACGCAGGCAACCCCGAACCCGAAGGATGGCGGGTACACCGTTGTCGGACACTGGGTGGATAATCCGCTGCGGTGGGCGATTGTCACGGGGCGGAATCGGAGCGAGATTGACGGTGTGTCTGACTTGCAGGGGAAGCGGGTTGGGATTAGCCGACCTGGGAG TGGCTCCCATATCATGTCATTCGTCCTCGCACAGCAACAAGGCTGGAAACCCGACAGTCTAACCAGCGTCCCACTGGGCCCCTTCGGTGCGCTCCGCAACGGCGTCACCGGAGCAGACCAGCCCTCCCCCAGGGCGGAGTTCTTCATGTGGGAGCACTTCACCACAAAACCTTACTTCCACGCCACAGAGAGGGAAGCGCACCCGCCGCTCAAGAAAATCGGCGAGATCTTCACCCCCTGGCCGTCATGGATGATTGTCGCCTCGATGTCCTCATTCCCGGACCCGCAGCATGACCAGAAACTGCAGCTTCTGTTCCATGCTCTTGATCAGGGAATCGAGGATTTCAAATCTGATACCGACCAGGTCGTCAAGCTCCTCGGGACGGGCGAGCTGGGGTGTACGTATGAGAAGGAGGATGCGGTTGAGTGGTTGAAGGATGTGAAGTTTACGTCGGGGACACGCGGTGTCGATCCGAAGGTTATTGAGGGCGTTGTGGATGTGTTGAAGGTGGCTGGGGTGATTGATCAAGGTATGAGCAATGAGGAGGCTATTAATCGGGTTATTGGCATTCGGAG ATTTGAAAAGATGGACACGGTCGTGACTTATGACACCAAGTAG
- a CDS encoding uncharacterized protein (ID:PFLUO_005561-T1.cds;~source:funannotate) — translation MASRSHIPRVLRRVGQPSNRVSRRTLSTSPTPPPRSSPSSPKDSRSRLRQFNDRLPRFLRTLTTPLLGAPVTHVTSFLILHEITAVVPLFGLVAAFHYGDWMPDLTSDGENNAFEEGTARFGKWLRKKGWVDEADVNAVAEHEATTDASTRDKERTGVRLLLEFATAYAITKALLPVRIAASVGATPWFARTVLTPTANTARRLLGRS, via the coding sequence ATGGCCTCCCGCTCGCATATCCCGCGTGTGCTCCGTCGGGTAGGCCAACCGTCCAATCGTGTCTCTCGACGCACACTCTCAACCTCGCccactcctcctccgcgCTCTTCTCCGTCCAGTCCCAAAGACTCGCGCTCCCGCCTCCGCCAGTTCAATGACCGTCTCCCTCGCTTTCTGCGCACCCTGACCACGCCCCTACTCGGCGCTCCAGTGACTCATGTAACATCGTTTCTCATTCTTCACGAGATCACGGCCGTAGTGCCCCTATTCGGCCTCGTCGCGGCATTCCATTACGGGGACTGGATGCCCGATCTCACGTCCGACGGCGAGAACAACGCTTTTGAAGAAGGGACCGCGCGCTTTGGGAAATGGTTGCGGAAAAAGGGGTGGGTCGATGAGGCGGACGTGAATGCTGTAGCGGAGCATGAGGCTACGACAGATGCTAGTACAAGGGACAAGGAGCGGACCGGGGTACGGTTGCTTCTAGAGTTCGCGACGGCCTACGCAATTACAAAAGCACTGCTCCCTGTCCGCATTGCAGCGAGTGTCGGGGCCACGCCGTGGTTTGCAAGGACAGTCCTCACGCCGACGGCAAATACAGCCCGAAGACTGCTGGGGAGGAGCTAG
- a CDS encoding uncharacterized protein (ID:PFLUO_005560-T1.cds;~source:funannotate), whose protein sequence is MEKKITEKIAALPPDANYFSLEFFPPRTRMGFANLSARLERMAQALRPLFVSVTWGAGGSTAARSLELAEVCQRQLQLTTVLHLTCTNMSRALVDMALEEAKVLGIKNILALRGDPPRSEEYNMHGEDDSNKDFTFAVDLVRYIRKQHGDYFCIGVAAYPEGHPADSFQDVQDPVRDLPYLVEKTQAGADFIMTQLTYDLDAYRRFEDMLRTHESGVFKTIPIIPGLMPIHSYKILTRVTKLSHVKIPDPIAKRMEDLKHDDDAVKRAGVDVISNIVGGIKDLQCPGPRGFHFYTLNLEKTVSFILERCDLIPPYSDGQGSAIDDIDDSVPLDAVRSRTKRRASSINSQPHNRVIVDKLSGKGSSQDSVHEARADSAGLPALPPNRSTTLLISEGLGALGREATWDDFPNGRWGDARSPAFGEIDGYGPSLHVTSAVARRLWGHPVDNSDMNTLFRRHVSGELHMVPWSEGGAAEESGGLNPETELIRPELLKLIDGRGWWTLASQPAVNGVRSDHPIFGWGPQREGFVFQKPFVEFFCSTKDYTSILKPLFAKHTHDKLTWFATNATGTLESSFPTKSSGVDLDDLGSNPESVNAVTWGVFRGKEISTPTIIEEVSFRAWGEEAFRIWDEWRRIYPRGSPTEHFINQTKNDVWLVCVVGQQFGAGTEPGSKEEQDEVKWMWRVLAGEGEGETDA, encoded by the exons atggagaagaagatcacaGAGAAGATCGCGGCCTTGCCGCCCGATGCTAACTACTTCTCGCTCGAGTTCTTTCCGCCCAGGACTCGCATG GGCTTTGCGAACTTGTCCGCCCGTCTGGAGCGCATGGCTCAGGCTCTGCGCCCGCTCTTCGTGTCCGTCACCTGGGGCGCTGGCGGGAGCACGGCGGCCCGATCTCTCGAGCTGGCCGAGGTCTGCCAGCGCCAGCTACAACTCACCACGGTCTTACACTTGACATGCACGAACATGAGCCGGGCGTTGGTAGACATGGCGCTGGAAGAAGCGAAGGTGCTGGGCATCAAAAACATCCTGGCGCTGCGAGGTGACCCCCCTCGCAGCGAGGAGTACAACATGCACGGCGAAGACGATAGCAACAAGGATTTTACTTTCGCGGTGGATCTGGTGCGGTACATTCGCAAGCAACACGGGGATTACTTTTGCATTGGCGTAGCTGCATACCCGGAGGGCCACCCGGCCGACTCGTTCCAGGACGTGCAGGATCCCGTCCGAGACCTGCCGTATCTCGTTGAGAAAACCCAGGCCGGCGCAGACTTTATTATGACCCAGCTTACCTACGACTTGGACGCCTATCGGAGATTTGAGGATATGCTTCGCACTCATGAATCTGGCGTCTTCAAGACCATCCCTATCATCCCGGGCTTGATGCCCATCCACAGCTACAAGATCCTGACTCGAGTGACGAAGCTCAGCCATGTCAAGATCCCGGACCCTATTGCCAAGCGCATGGAGGACTTGAaacatgatgatgacgccGTCAAGCGTGCAGGTGTGGATGTGATTAGCAACATCGTTGGCGGGATCAAAGATCTTCAATGCCCCGGCCCACGAGGATTTCATTTCTACACCCTGAACCTGGAGAAGACCGTTTCGTTCATTCTTGAACGCTGTGACCTGATCCCGCCATACTCGGATGGCCAGGGTTCCGCGATCGACGATATCGATGACTCGGTGCCTCTCGATGCAGTGCGTTCGCGGACGAAACGCCGAGCGTCGTCTATCAACTCACAGCCGCACAACCGAGTCATTGTCGACAAGCTTTCTGGCAAGGGATCATCCCAGGACTCAGTGCACGAGGCACGCGCAGACAGCGCTGGACTGCCGGCCTTGCCTCCCAACCGCAGCACCACTCTCCTGATCTCCGAGGGCCTGGGAGCGCTCGGACGAGAAGCCACATGGGATGACTTCCCCAACGGACGATGGGGTGATGCGCGCTCGCCTGCCTTCGGTGAAATCGACGGCTACGGGCCTTCGCTGCATGTCACTTCTGCCGTCGCCCGGCGTCTATGGGGTCATCCCGTTGACAACTCCGACATGAACACACTCTTCCGGCGCCACGTATCCGGCGAGCTACACATGGTTCCCTGGTCGGAaggcggcgcagcagaagagtCCGGCGGCCTGAATCCAGAGACTGAACTGATCCGCCCTGAGCTTCTGAAACTCATCGACGGCCGCGGCTGGTGGACACTCGCCTCGCAGCCCGCTGTCAACGGCGTACGCAGCGACCATCCGATCTTCGGCTGGGGTCCCCAGCGCGAAGGGTTTGTATTCCAGAAACCTTTTGTGGAGTTCTTCTGCTCGACAAAGGACTACACATCCATCCTCAAGCCACTATTCGCAAAACACACCCACGACAAATTGACGTGGTTCGCCACGAACGCAACAGGCACTCTTGAATCCTCCTTCCCGACCAAGTCCTCGGGcgtcgatctcgacgatctAGGCTCCAACCCAGAGAGTGTGAACGCCGTCACATGGGGTGTGTTCCGCGGCAAGGAGATCTCCACCCCAACTATCATTGAAGAAGTCAGCTTCCGCGCCTGGGGCGAGGAAGCCTTCCGAATCTGGGACGAGTGGCGCCGGATCTACCCGCGTGGGTCGCCGACGGAGCACTTCATCAACCAGACGAAGAACGATGTCTGGCTGGTTTGCGTTGTAGGGCAGCAATTTGGAGCGGGGACCGAACCGGGCTCGAAGGAGGAACA
- a CDS encoding uncharacterized protein (ID:PFLUO_005562-T1.cds;~source:funannotate) — translation MADEQTFIAIKPDGVQRGLIGPIISRFENRGFKLVAMKLCSPSQEHLETHYADLSSKGFFKGLVAYMLSGPICAMVWEGKDAVKTGRTILGATNPLASAPGTIRGDYAIDVGRNVCHGSDSVENAKKEISLWFTPTELIKWKSSQAPWVYE, via the exons ATGGCCGACGAGCAGAC TTTCATTGCCATCAAGCCCGATGGTGTCCAG CGTGGACTCATTGGCCCCATCATCTCTCGCTTCGAGAACCGTGGCTTCAAGCTCGTTGCCATGAAGCTCTGCTCCCCCTCGCAGGAGCACCTCGAGACCCACTACGCCGACCTGTCCAGCAAGGGTTTCTTCAAGGGTCTCGTTGCCT ACATGCTGAGCGGCCCCATCTGCGCTATGGTCTGGGAGGGCAAGGACGCCGTCAAGACCGGCCGCA CCATCCTGGGTGCCACCAACCCCCTCGCCTCCGCCCCCGGCACCATCCGCGGTGATTACGCCATT GACGTCGGCCGCAACGTCTGCCACGGCTCCGACAGCGTCGAGAAcgccaagaaggagatctCCCTCTGGTTCACCCCCACTGAGCTGATCAAGTGGAAGTCCAGCCAGGCCCCGTGGGTCTACGAGTAA
- a CDS encoding uncharacterized protein (ID:PFLUO_005564-T1.cds;~source:funannotate) yields MYLISLVIEYGAPIFLVTSPLTSYADQILSIHRTRTSAGFSLDIPLIMLVASIMKVFYWFGAYYSGALLTQAVVMILVQGTLLKVALENRPSAGVMNGIEHTPFSGGSADGGFARPYEFWQWKNTKPYWLFLAYLVAALTLIHLSPISQSEFYISLLGYIGLAIEATLPVPQIISNYRSNSCQGFRVSVLAAWLIGDMMKMSYFFCSQELIPLAFKMCGVFQCMCDIYLGVQYYMFTRSSYRAGGGSAEQEGRWGAQEKDIRMT; encoded by the exons ATGTATCTCATCTCACTTGTCATTGAATATGGCGCCCCCATCTT TCTCGTCACCTCTCCCCTGACCTCCTACGCGGACCAGATTCTCAGCATCCACCGCACAAGGACATCGGCAGGGTTCTCGCTCGACATCCCGCTGATCATGCTCGTCGCCTCGATTATGAA GGTCTTCTATTGGTTCGGGGCCTATTATTCAGGCGCGTTACTGACCCAGGCTGTCGTGATGATTCTGGTGCAGGGGACCCTGCTGAAAGTTGCGCTTGAGAATCGGCCATCTGCGGGGGTGATGAATGGGATCGAGCATACGCCCTTCAGCGGCGGGAGTGCCGATGGTGGGTTTGCGCGACCCTACGAGTTTTGGCAGTGGAAGAACACCAAACC ATACTGGTTGTTCCTAGCCTACCTGGTTGCCGCGCTGACCTTGATCCACCTCTCCCCGATCTCCCAGTCCGAGTTCTACATCAGCCTCCTGGGCTACATCGGCCTAGCCATCGAAGCCACGCTCCCCGTTCCCCAGATCATCTCCAACTACCGCTCAAACTCATGCCAGGGCTTCCGGGTGTCCGTGCTGGCAGCTTGGCTCATCGGCgacatgatgaagatgagctacttcttctgcagcCAGGAGCTGATCCCGTTGGCGTTCAAGATGTGCGGTGTGTTCCAGTGCATGTGCGACATCTACCTGGGCGTGCAGTACTATATGTTTACGCGGTCCTCTTACCGCGCTGGGGGCGGTtcggcggagcaggagggTCGTTGGGGCGCGCAGGAGAAGGACATTCGCATGACGTGA